In the Oncorhynchus tshawytscha isolate Ot180627B linkage group LG17, Otsh_v2.0, whole genome shotgun sequence genome, CTTCCTGGCACAGCTGCCCTAGTTGCCTAGGCAGCTGGGTCACCAAGGTAACAAGAGTATGTTTGGGAAATAATCAATGGTTTTATTGCAAGGTAAAGTGGTGTCTAATTACCAACGCTGTGAGTAGGCAGGATTTGGGTGCTCATTTGCCCTAGGACAGTATTAATAAACACTGGCCCTTCAGTGGCCTCGGGTGGTAGAACAGTTGCTGCCACTGCCTTCAGAGCACATGTATAACGGTGTTGGTGTGGGTTTAAATCCAGTCCATCAGGGTTGGCGTCAATTCAAGAAGAAGAGATGGCCTGCAATCCCCAGCAGAGCCAGAGGCTGTGGTTCTTCTCGCGCTCCCTGGACTCAGTCTTTGACTTTGGCAGTCTGACCATCTCCAGGGCCAACGACAACCACTCCCTCTCCACAGAGAAGACCAGTGTCTCTACAGCCTTGGTCCAGGGGTGTGGCTCGATGGCCCTGCCTGACTTGGTCACCTCCTACCAGATGGAGCACACAGAGGGACCAGGGCAGCCAGGGGAGAGGGAAGCAGGCCCACCAGGAGACCTCAAACAGGACAGCAGTCAGAGCCCCCAGGAACAGTGAAGGGGAGCCGGAGGCTGCCTCTTGTCTGTGCTATTACCACGTGTTCCGGGAGGGCGAGCTGGCGGAGCTGATCAAGAGCCACGTCGAAGAGCTCCGCGTCCTTTCCTCCTGCTTCGACCATGCCAACTGGTGCGTGGTGGCCGAGAAGGTCCAGGTTTGGAAGATATGACTTGGTTTTAATAAgtttgatttgtatttttttataatttattCATTTTGCACCTCAAATGTGCAACACTTTTTAAAAGATATTTTGAATGTACTGTTCACATTCTTACTGTGTTTTAAGAGTTACTGTGTTTCGCAAATTTAATAGCACCTAATAAGCAGTATCCAGAGGGCCAGGatactgcgtcccaaatggcacccaaatgactgcgtcccaaatggcactctattcccaagACTTCTATCCTCAGTTCCAATGCTGCTATCGTTGGACCACCAATAACAATCAATGAAACATGTCTGCCAAGGATCTGCCtcatttcagttttcccctccaaACTTTTGCTCTTCTGTTTTTAGCCACAACCCTTGAGACCATTAGTGGTGGAATTCAGGCTGTATTTGTCTTCAAATGTTCCACAATATACAAGGGGAATCAACCTTGCAGCAACGTTCTGTGATGTGTTGGTATCCCTTTCTATGGACCACCTGTGTATAATGGGTCATGTTCTAAGGAGCCATGTGCTGTTATTAAGAATTCTTAAGGCAAGTGCTATATAATTTCAATACTGTCTGTGTGATTTGTGTTAATATTTTGTCCAGCTGAACTAATAATTTTTTGGTCAAATGAACAGACACATCCTAGATGATACTGTGAAATGTTGCATTGTATGTATGTTGCTGCTTGCTGAATGTCAGTGGTTCGCACATGAATAGCTCTTGGGAAAACTTGAAACATGTCTGTAGTCAGTGAACCAGGGAGGTTGCCTGTCAGTGCAGTGCAACTGTTCTAGACCCACTTCTATGTTACTGGTAAAGAGATGGATATCACCCTAGCATACATAAAATGTAAGGTTTACTTTTTAAAAGTGAACATTTTTAAGTATAATTTGTTCGTGTATGATTTTGTTTACCCCATttttaataaatattttttatGAATCTCCTTATTGCTTTATTGGTCCTAATCAAATGTTTATTCTGCCAATGTTTTCAATTTCCTGATACGCCGTGGCCAGGGATGCGGGTACAGAACAACATTAACTGTCTCAGAGACATTtaatagactacactacataatACTGTTCGTGCGATCCTGTGGCACGCCAGGGAACTACATTAACTCAGCAAAAATAGAAGTCCCTTTTtcagaaccctgtctttcaaagatcatttgtaaaaatccaaataacttcacagatcttcattgtaaagggtttaaacactttcccatgcttgttcaatgaaccgtaaacaattaatgaacatgcacctgtggaacggtcgttaagacactaacagcttacagactgtaggcaattaaggtcacagttatgaaaacttaggacactaaagaggcctttctactgactcgaaaaacacaaagaaagatgcccaggatccctgctcatctgcgtgaatgtgccttaggcatgctgcaaggaggcatgaggactgcagatgtggccagggcaataaattgcaatgtccgtactgtgagacgcctaagacagcgctacagatgacatgtaacaacacctgcacaggatcggtacatccgaacatcacacctgtgggacaggtacaggatggcaataacaactgcccgagttacaccaggaacgcacaattcctccatcagtgctcaggctgtctgcaataggctgagagaggctggactgtaggcctgttgtctggtgaggacctgccttacatcaccggcaacaacgttgcctatgggcacaaacccaccgtcgctggatcagaccggactggcaaaaagtgctcttcactaacgagttgcgattttgtctcaccaggggatTCAGATTCGCCTTTATCGTCTAAGGAATGAGCATTCCACCGAGGCCTCTACTCTGGAgcgagatcgatttggaggtggagggtccgtcatggtctggggcggtgtgtcccagcatcatcggactgagcttgttgtcattgcaggccatTTTtttcttgctctgcaagggccacggcttttgttgGGCGTTAGGTAACGCTGCTTTGTGGGAAGGCAGTTGTCGATATGTGCAGAAGGTCCTTGGTTTGAGTCCAGGTTGGGGAAAGAAGAGGGATGGAAGCAATACATTTGCACTATCGCtaacacaactgattcaaataaAGGCTTGATGTTGAGTTGATTAGTAGAATCAAGTGAGTTAGTGCTAGTGTAGCTGGGGATATGTGAAATTCACTCCTTTTTTAATAGTGCGGTGGGTTCAAATGCTTTAGGAGGGCAGTCACATCTGTTTGCGAGGCAGAGGTCCTGAGTTTGAAACGCGGTATGAGCtgaatagccttggtttcatgcatgttaacattagaagcctcctccctaaatttgttctattcactgctttagcacactctgccaacccggatgttctagctgtgtctgaatcctggcttaggaagaccaccaaaaattcagaaattttaattccaaactacaacattttcagacaagatagaactgccaaagggggcggtgttgcaatctactgcaaagacagcctgcagagttctgtcctactatccaggtctgtacccaaacaatttgaacttctacttttaaaaatccacctctctaaaaacaagtctctcaccgttgccgcctgctatagaccatcctctgcccccagctgtgctctggacaccatatgtgaactgattgcccccaatctatcttcagagtttgtgctgctaggcgacctaaactggaacatgcttaacaccccagccatcctacaatctaaacttgatgccctcaatctcacacaaattatcaatgaacctaccaggtacctccccaaagccttaaacacggacaccctcatagatatcatcctaaccaacttcccctctaaatacacctctgctgtcttcaaccaagatctcagcgatcactgcctcattgtctgcatctgtaatgggtcagcggtcaaacgacctccactcatcactgtaaaacgctccctgaaacacttctgcgagcaggcctttctaatcgacctggccggggtatcctggaaggatattgatctcatcccgtcagtagaggatgcctggatattttttttaaatgccttcctaaccatcttaaataaacatgccccattcaagacatttagaaccaggaacagatatagcccttggttctccccagacctgactgcccttaaccaacacaaaaacatcctatggcgttctgcattagcatcgaacagcccccgtgatatgcagctgttcagggaagctagaaatcattatacacaggcagttagaaaagccaaggctagctttttcaagcagaaatttgcttcctgcaacactaactcaaaaaagttctgggacactgtaaagtccatggagaataagaacacctcctcccagctgcccactgcactgaagataggaaacactgtcaccactgataaatccaccataattgagaatttcaataagcatttttcaggcaggccatgctttccacctggctactcctaccccggtcaacagcactgcacccccaacagcaactcgcccaagccttccccatttctccttctcccaaatccattcagctgatgttctgaaagagctgcaaaatctggacccctacaaatcagccgggctagataatctggaccctttctttctaaaattatctgccgaaattgttgccacccctattactaacctgttcaacctctctttcgtgtcgtctgagattcccaaagattggaaagcagctgcggtcatccccctcttcaaagggggggacactcttgacccaaactgctacagacctatatctatcctaccgcgcctttctaaggtcttcgaaagtcaagtcaacaaacagattaccgaccatttcgaatctcaccataccttctctgctatgcaatctggtttcagagctggtcatgggtgcacctcagccacgctcaaggtcctaaacgatatcttaaccgccatcgataagaaacattactgtgcagccgtattcattgatctggccaaggctttcgactctgtcaatcaccacatcctcatcggcagactcgacagcctttgtttctcaaatgattgcctcgcctggttcaccaactacttctctgatagagttcagtgtgtcaaatcggagggtctgctgtccggacctctggcagtctctatgggggtgccacagggttcaatatttggaccgactctcttctctgtatacatcaatgaggtcgctcttgctgctggtgagtctctgatccacctctacgcagacaacaccattctgtatacttccggcccttctttggacactgtgttaacaaccctccaggcaagcttcaatgccatacaactctccttccgtggcctccaattgctcttaaatacaagtaaaactaaatgcatgctcttcaaccgatcgctacctgcacccgcctgtccaacatcactactctggtcggctctgacttagaatacgtggacaactacaaatacttaggtgtctggttagactgtaaactctccttccagacccatatcaaacatctccaatccaaagttaaatctagaattggcttcctatttcgcaacaaagcatccttcactcatgctgccaaacatacccttgtaaaactgaccatcctaccaatcctcgactttggcgatgtcatttacaaaatagcctccaataccctactcaacaaattggatgcagtctatcacagtgcaatccgttttgtcaccaaagccccatatactacccaccattgcgacctgtacgctctcgttggctggccctcgcttcatacacatcgccaaacccactggctccatgtcatctacaagaccctgctaggtaaagtccccccttatctcagctcgctggtcaccatagcatctcccacctgtagcacacgctccagcaggtatatctctctagtcacccccaaaaccaattctttctttggccgcctctccttccagttctctgctgccaatgactggaacgaactacaaaaatctctgaaactggaaacacttatctccctcactagctttaagcaccaactgtcagagcagctcacagattactgcacctgtacatagcccacctataatttagcccaaacaactacctctttcccaactgtatttcatttaaatttatttattttgctcctttgcaccccattatttttatttctactttgcacattcttccgttgcaaaactaccattccagtgttttacttgctatattgtatttactttgccaccatggccttttttgcctttacctcccttctcacctcatttgctcacattgtatatagacttgtttatactgtattattgactgtatgtttgttttactccatgtgtaactctgtgtcgttgtatctgtcgaactgctttgctttatcttggccaggtcgcaattgtaaatgagaccttgttctcaacttgcctacctggttaaataaaggtaaaataaaaaaataaatttaaaaaatcaggGGAAAGAGGGACTTgctaagcaagcagcgtgacATCCTTTACAATGGTGCCGCTAGACTCGGATCTACTCTCCGCTCGACTGCTGGGGTTGCTGTGGAGTGGGTTTGGGGTGTGAATGTAGCAGATGGGGAAGCTCTGTGAAActcactcctcagcctgaagtgttgACCCTTGGACCATTGAAGAAGGCCTTTTGCAATTGGTTGGAATGCTTCAGGagggcagtctgtgtgtttgtgatgcAGAGGTCCTGAGTTCTAGTCTCGGTATGAGCCGATCATGGGGAAGTCTGTTCTCTAAGCAAGCAGCTTGACCGTGACGTCCTTTATATTAGGGCAAACATTAAACGTGCAACCGTTTGTGTCCCCAGGATTGGGAAACACTGACCCAACTCACCCTGCTCAGTCAGCCGCAGCCTCCCCAGCTTGTCATCCCAGTGAGGTTCGACTCCAGCATCGTACAGTACCAGATCTGGACGAAACGTCTATAGCAGCCAGGGGGTATGGGTCTCAACTAtcccacaaaacaaacaataatgttgtgtttatcagtagAACTTTAGCATGTCTGAATTACATTTCTACCTCACGGGAGAGACAGTTGATAAAAACATAAAAAAGTAAGTCTAGCCTGATTGTGGGAGAAAACAGAATGCATAGGGCATTAAGCTCACTGGCTATCCTCAGAACTGACATTGCAAAAGTCAATGATTCTCTGTAATACTATACATGTAATGGGTTTCATGTCCAGGGATGCTTCGCAAATtgcaccctatgtagtgcactaattttgaccaggaaAATAATTAGTTTACGCGTTTAGATAATTGATGTCAAAGGTTAATAAATTACATTTTATCTTTGTAATTTCAGAAAGTTGGGGGGGGGTATGCTAAATCCAGTGAGCTCAAAGTATTGGGACGGTGACAATATGTTTTttgtctctgtactccagcactttgaatttgaaatgatacaatgacttgTAGTTCAGACTGTCAACTTTAGTTtgaaggtattttcatccatatcgggtgaaacGTTTAGAAATtgcagcactttttgtacatagtcccccaatGTTAGGGGACCAAAGGTAATGGGAACAATTCACTTACAGTATGTGTAGTAAAAGGTTAAGTATTTGATCCCATAATaatagcatgcaatgactacatcaagcttgtgactctacacatttattggatgcatttgctgtttgttttggttgtgtttcatttctattgggcacaaaaaaAATTGAATGTTAAATCATTtgttgtcattttggagtcacttttattgtaaataagaataaaatgttTCTAAATACTTCTACGTtattgtggatgctaccatgattacggatcatcctgaatgaattgttAATAATGAtcagtgagaaagttagaggcataaCTACCATACCCCCtattacaggctttggtttttccatttatatttCGAGGCTGGATGTTAGTACGTTGGccgcaccgattggtgtcacctcgttagtatgttttacacctgtgctggtttgtcATCTCGTTTGTCAGAAGGTGTTTCCTCCTGTGTTTAAAAGCATCTGTCCCAGTGCTCGAGTTGGCTTGAGAGATATGAAGGGTTAACGTGTTAACGGTACAGGTTCCCCTAGGGGTACCACACCCCCCCGCTTAACTGAAACAGTGGCGcacagaatgcaaaaatattcttagaaatatttaacctccacacattaacaagtccaatagctcaaatgaaagataaacaccttgttcatctagccagtgtgtcagatttctaaaatgttttacggtgaaaacatagcacatatttatgtcaaaccaccaccaaag is a window encoding:
- the LOC112217136 gene encoding LOW QUALITY PROTEIN: probable tRNA methyltransferase 9B (The sequence of the model RefSeq protein was modified relative to this genomic sequence to represent the inferred CDS: deleted 1 base in 1 codon); this translates as MEDTATRLEREHVHSVYEKIAPYFNDSRDKAWPKVRQFLLEHEPGSIIADVGCGNGKYLHVNGSVFKLGCDMCLPLVDSARSQGHEVQLCDCLRLPYRDSCFYGVLSIAERCWCGFKSSPSGLASIQEEEMACNPQQSQRLWFFSRSLDSVFDFGSLTISRANDNHSLSTEKTSVLQPWSRGVARWPCLTWSPPTRWSTQRDQGSQGRGKQAHQETSNRTAVRAPRNSEGEPEAASCLCYYHVFREGELAELIKSHVEELRVLSSCFDHANWCVVAEKVQVWKI